The Nitrospira sp. genome window below encodes:
- a CDS encoding DEAD/DEAH box helicase produces the protein MGRLEFHPIIAKWFSSSVGQPTEVQVQAWPAIQSGSDALIAAPTGSGKTLAAFLSCIDRLFKQGLARELDDHTHVLYVSPLKALSNDIQKNLQKPLAEIGQLAMEAGLLMPELRVLVRTGDTPMADRQQMLKRPPHILVTTPESLFILLTAEKSRKLLQTVQTVIVDEIHALAPNKRGAHLALSLERLEALTFAKPQRIGLSATQRPIQLVAEYLVGSRTRPKMIDVGHRRELDLAVEVPKDELSAIATNAVWSEVYDRVAELVRQHRSTLVFVNTRRLSERVSHYLEERLQDLGPDAVAAHHGSLSREIRLGAEERLKSGKTRVVIATASLELGIDVGTVDLVCQIGSPRAIATTLQRVGRAGHWIHAIPKGRLFAMTRDELLECAALVRAIRTGVLDRIEVPPAPLDILAQQLVAAAATQSWSEDELFTLCRLAYPYRGLLRGEFDAVVRMLADGIATKRGRGLAYLYHDRINHRLKGRRGARLAAITSGGAIPDTANYAVVAEPDGTVVGSVDEDFAVESLAGDIMLLGNTSWRVKGVEAGKVRVEDAQGAPPNIPFWRGEAPSRTAELSLEVASLRQAILDQAGASVSAMQWLKEDCGLDPRGAQQAIEYVLAGKMVLGAVPTQATIVAERFFDESGGMQLVIHAPFGGRINKAWGLALRKRFCVTFDFELQAAATDNGLVISLGEKHSFPLESVFGYLHSKTVREVLVQAVLLAPMFTTRWRWNASRSLALLRFTNGKKVPPQIQRMKSEDLLAAIFPDAIACQENLTGERAARQIPDHPLVKETLRDCLTEAMDVEGLTAVLQQIEAGQIRCLAVETPAPSVFSHEILNANPYAFLDDAPLEERRARAVEMRRTLPSDLVGEVGALDSEAIDEVVRESWPVVRDADELHDALLTLVWVPHETVAEWQPFLPELIESGRAVELMASGWVATEHREKVERALVGDDDEACDGILQGWMESTGPTTVAELATRLQLRVEPIQSAMVRLEAAGQVLRGRFRPSSARAGDDAPEWCHRRLLARIHRLTIGRLRKEIEPVTAADFMQFLLQWQHLSPGSRQHGESGLLRVIQQLAGYEAAASSWESQLMRLRMAKYEPEFLDRLCLSGAVSWGRLSPHPMFLQGGELNRRRIVATSLAPITVFPREDSEWLLNLFHGEEAMRGADSYAQLSAVAQDVRRLLHERGASFFADLAKGTNHLPAEVEGALWELVAAGIVTADGFDNLRALMDPHRRRAEGRERARRPRYSAGRWSLLRQFLETSGERSQSESVRSSVIENAARQLLRRYGVVFRDLLQRESLVQSWRDLLVVYRKLELQGEVRGGRFVTGFTGEQFALPEAVEALRVLRKSGNPNAGVEVKLSACDPLNLAGIVLPGPRVPAVPTNFLVLKDGAVVRTVIGRQGDAAPCSQERNGAQAILRHS, from the coding sequence ATGGGACGTTTAGAATTCCATCCGATCATCGCCAAGTGGTTTTCTTCGTCTGTTGGTCAACCGACCGAGGTTCAGGTCCAAGCCTGGCCGGCGATTCAGTCCGGATCAGACGCGTTGATCGCGGCACCTACCGGCTCCGGCAAGACCCTCGCGGCTTTTCTCTCCTGCATCGACCGGCTCTTTAAACAGGGCCTCGCACGAGAACTTGATGATCACACCCATGTCCTGTACGTATCGCCGCTGAAAGCGCTGAGCAACGATATCCAAAAAAATCTCCAGAAACCGCTAGCTGAGATCGGGCAACTGGCGATGGAAGCCGGGCTGCTGATGCCGGAGCTGCGTGTGTTAGTCCGGACGGGTGACACGCCAATGGCGGATCGCCAGCAGATGCTCAAGCGGCCGCCTCATATTCTCGTCACAACCCCGGAGTCACTGTTCATTTTATTAACGGCCGAAAAGAGCCGAAAGCTTTTGCAGACAGTACAGACGGTGATCGTAGATGAAATCCATGCGTTGGCTCCGAACAAGCGAGGTGCCCATCTCGCGCTGTCGCTGGAACGGCTGGAGGCGCTCACATTCGCCAAGCCTCAACGTATTGGTCTCTCCGCTACACAACGTCCCATCCAGTTAGTCGCAGAGTATCTGGTGGGGTCTCGCACTCGTCCAAAGATGATCGACGTCGGCCATCGGCGCGAGCTGGACCTCGCGGTAGAGGTACCAAAAGACGAATTGAGTGCCATCGCTACGAATGCGGTCTGGTCCGAGGTCTATGACCGAGTGGCGGAACTTGTCCGTCAACATCGCTCGACGTTGGTGTTCGTCAATACCAGACGGTTATCGGAGCGAGTCTCGCATTACTTAGAGGAACGGCTGCAAGACCTTGGCCCCGATGCGGTAGCGGCTCACCACGGCAGCCTTTCTCGAGAGATTAGGCTCGGGGCGGAAGAGCGATTGAAAAGCGGCAAGACCCGCGTGGTGATTGCAACGGCCTCGCTAGAATTGGGCATCGACGTCGGCACCGTGGACTTGGTCTGCCAGATCGGCTCTCCTCGCGCCATTGCCACCACGTTGCAACGGGTTGGGCGCGCAGGCCACTGGATTCACGCCATTCCCAAGGGTCGCCTCTTTGCCATGACCCGGGATGAACTCCTGGAGTGTGCCGCGCTCGTGCGGGCCATTCGCACTGGAGTGCTGGACCGGATCGAGGTCCCTCCCGCGCCGCTCGACATTCTTGCCCAACAGCTGGTCGCCGCTGCTGCGACACAGAGCTGGAGTGAGGACGAACTATTTACGTTGTGCCGGCTGGCCTATCCCTATCGAGGCCTGCTGCGAGGGGAATTTGATGCTGTCGTGCGGATGCTGGCAGATGGTATCGCCACGAAGCGCGGCCGGGGGCTTGCGTATCTCTACCACGATCGAATCAATCATCGGCTCAAGGGACGACGTGGCGCACGGCTGGCAGCGATCACGTCCGGTGGTGCAATTCCCGACACAGCCAACTATGCCGTCGTTGCGGAGCCGGATGGGACCGTCGTCGGATCGGTCGACGAAGACTTCGCCGTTGAAAGCCTGGCCGGGGATATTATGTTGTTAGGCAATACGTCGTGGCGCGTCAAGGGAGTGGAAGCCGGGAAGGTCCGTGTCGAAGATGCGCAGGGAGCGCCGCCGAACATTCCATTCTGGCGCGGGGAGGCTCCCTCGCGGACGGCGGAACTTTCTTTGGAAGTGGCAAGCCTTCGGCAGGCAATTCTGGACCAGGCTGGCGCATCGGTGTCAGCCATGCAGTGGTTGAAAGAGGACTGTGGTCTTGATCCACGCGGAGCGCAGCAGGCCATCGAGTATGTGCTAGCAGGAAAGATGGTCCTGGGAGCGGTGCCGACGCAGGCCACCATCGTTGCGGAGAGGTTTTTTGACGAGAGTGGTGGAATGCAGTTGGTGATTCATGCTCCTTTCGGTGGCCGAATCAATAAGGCGTGGGGATTAGCACTTCGGAAACGTTTCTGTGTGACGTTCGACTTCGAGTTGCAGGCTGCGGCGACCGATAACGGCCTCGTCATTTCCCTCGGCGAGAAGCACAGTTTCCCGCTGGAATCGGTGTTTGGCTATCTCCACTCGAAGACGGTTCGTGAGGTGCTGGTTCAGGCTGTGCTGCTGGCTCCGATGTTCACTACGCGCTGGCGGTGGAATGCCTCGCGATCGTTGGCGCTGTTGCGATTTACCAACGGCAAGAAGGTTCCTCCGCAAATTCAGCGGATGAAATCCGAGGATCTCCTGGCGGCCATTTTCCCGGATGCCATTGCCTGCCAGGAGAATCTGACAGGGGAGCGGGCGGCGCGACAGATTCCGGACCATCCGTTGGTCAAGGAAACGCTCCGCGATTGCTTGACTGAGGCGATGGATGTCGAAGGATTAACGGCAGTGCTGCAACAGATCGAAGCGGGTCAGATCCGTTGTCTTGCGGTCGAGACGCCGGCCCCGTCCGTCTTCAGCCATGAAATTCTGAACGCGAATCCCTATGCCTTTCTCGATGATGCGCCGCTGGAAGAGCGTCGAGCGCGAGCGGTGGAAATGCGGCGAACGTTGCCGTCAGACCTGGTCGGGGAAGTCGGGGCGCTCGATTCTGAGGCCATCGATGAAGTCGTCCGTGAGTCTTGGCCCGTTGTGCGCGACGCCGATGAGCTCCATGACGCGTTGCTCACGCTGGTCTGGGTTCCTCATGAGACGGTCGCTGAATGGCAGCCGTTCCTTCCAGAGTTAATCGAGTCTGGCCGCGCGGTGGAACTCATGGCAAGTGGATGGGTGGCGACTGAGCACCGAGAGAAAGTCGAACGGGCATTGGTGGGAGACGATGACGAGGCATGTGATGGCATTCTGCAGGGGTGGATGGAGAGTACCGGACCGACGACCGTAGCTGAGCTCGCCACGCGTTTGCAACTACGAGTCGAGCCGATCCAGTCAGCGATGGTGCGACTCGAAGCTGCCGGCCAAGTTCTTCGTGGCCGCTTTCGGCCGTCCTCAGCACGAGCGGGTGACGATGCGCCCGAATGGTGTCACCGCCGGTTACTTGCGCGTATTCATCGACTGACGATTGGAAGGCTGCGCAAGGAGATCGAGCCGGTCACGGCGGCTGACTTCATGCAATTCCTGCTGCAATGGCAGCACCTGTCACCGGGATCTCGGCAACATGGTGAATCCGGTCTCTTGCGGGTCATTCAGCAGCTGGCTGGATACGAGGCGGCCGCATCTTCATGGGAGTCGCAGCTCATGAGACTGCGCATGGCCAAGTATGAGCCCGAATTCCTGGACCGACTCTGTTTGAGTGGAGCGGTAAGTTGGGGGCGCCTCTCGCCTCATCCGATGTTTTTGCAAGGAGGAGAATTGAATCGACGCCGCATCGTGGCCACGAGCCTTGCTCCGATCACCGTCTTTCCTAGGGAAGACAGTGAGTGGCTGCTGAACTTGTTTCACGGTGAGGAGGCGATGCGCGGGGCAGATTCCTACGCTCAGTTGAGTGCGGTGGCTCAGGATGTTCGACGTTTGTTGCACGAACGTGGCGCTAGCTTCTTTGCCGATCTGGCGAAGGGGACCAACCACCTTCCGGCGGAGGTTGAAGGTGCGTTATGGGAGCTTGTTGCAGCAGGGATCGTGACGGCCGATGGGTTTGATAATCTTCGTGCGCTCATGGACCCGCATCGACGTCGGGCCGAGGGGCGAGAGCGGGCTCGCCGGCCACGGTATTCAGCCGGACGGTGGTCGTTGCTGAGGCAGTTCTTGGAAACCAGCGGGGAGCGAAGCCAGTCAGAGAGCGTACGGTCATCTGTCATCGAGAACGCGGCTCGTCAACTGTTGCGCCGCTACGGCGTTGTCTTCCGCGATTTGCTCCAGCGGGAATCGCTGGTTCAATCGTGGCGTGATCTTCTGGTTGTGTATCGCAAGCTTGAATTGCAAGGTGAGGTCCGAGGCGGACGATTTGTCACCGGATTCACAGGTGAACAGTTCGCCCTGCCGGAGGCAGTAGAAGCCTTGCGCGTGTTACGCAAGAGCGGTAACCCGAATGCCGGAGTGGAGGTGAAACTGTCTGCCTGTGACCCACTGAACCTGGCGGGAATTGTGTTGCCGGGACCGCGCGTTCCCGCGGTCCCCACGAACTTCCTCGTGCTCAAAGATGGTGCTGTCGTACGAACGGTGATCGGGCGACAGGGGGATGCCGCGCCTTGTTCCCAAGAGAGGAATGGTGCGCAGGCGATCCTCCGCCATTCTTGA
- a CDS encoding DUF2330 domain-containing protein translates to MKYVIGPFVTFLFSLLLWGDDVSAFCGFYVGKADTKLFNKASEVVIARHDNKTVITMANDFKGDVQEFAMVVPVPTMLENDQIHIGDPSVLKHLADYSAPRLVEYFDENPCRRYEFTEDRMGSLRNMAPASTLAKQERDKALGVTVEAQYTVGEYDILILSAEESHGLETWLSENGYKIPHGALAILRSYLKQNMKFFVAKVNLVEQSKLGFTHLRPLQIAFESPKFMLPIRLGTVNAKGAQELFIYMLTRQGRVETTNYRTVRLPEAQDIPLYVKDKFGEFYKDLFTQQVKRESERGVFLEYAWDMNWCDPCAANPLSTEELRSLGVFWQDSARIKQRKGFIPQAQNVFLTRLHVRYDAAHFPEDLMFQETADRNNFQARYILRHAWTGTDDCPAATTYRQQLRERYEREAQTLAHLTGWNISEIRKTMNVASLPGGEDKKWYQRIWNN, encoded by the coding sequence ATGAAATATGTTATCGGGCCATTTGTCACCTTCCTATTTAGTCTGCTCCTATGGGGCGATGACGTCTCGGCATTCTGTGGGTTCTATGTTGGAAAAGCCGATACGAAACTCTTTAATAAAGCGTCTGAAGTGGTCATCGCTCGCCACGACAACAAAACCGTGATCACGATGGCGAACGATTTCAAAGGCGATGTCCAGGAATTTGCGATGGTCGTGCCGGTACCGACCATGTTGGAGAACGATCAGATCCACATCGGAGATCCGTCGGTACTGAAACATCTGGCCGACTATTCCGCTCCACGGTTAGTCGAATACTTCGACGAGAATCCTTGTCGACGCTATGAGTTCACGGAAGATAGGATGGGTTCTTTGAGAAATATGGCACCAGCCTCGACCCTTGCAAAACAAGAACGCGACAAAGCATTGGGTGTGACGGTCGAAGCCCAATACACAGTCGGTGAATATGACATTCTGATTCTTTCCGCCGAAGAAAGTCACGGGCTTGAAACATGGCTCAGCGAGAATGGCTATAAGATTCCTCATGGTGCTTTAGCTATCTTGCGCAGTTACTTAAAGCAGAATATGAAGTTCTTCGTCGCGAAAGTGAACCTCGTGGAGCAGTCGAAGCTTGGCTTTACTCATCTACGCCCTCTCCAGATCGCGTTTGAGTCACCAAAGTTCATGTTACCGATTCGGCTCGGGACCGTGAATGCCAAAGGAGCTCAAGAACTCTTCATCTACATGCTGACCAGGCAAGGTCGCGTTGAAACGACAAACTATCGAACGGTCCGCCTACCGGAAGCGCAGGACATTCCGCTCTACGTGAAAGACAAGTTCGGCGAATTTTATAAGGATCTGTTCACCCAGCAAGTGAAGCGCGAGAGTGAGCGAGGCGTCTTTCTCGAATATGCCTGGGATATGAACTGGTGTGACCCCTGTGCCGCGAATCCATTGTCAACTGAGGAGCTGCGCAGCTTAGGGGTCTTCTGGCAGGACAGTGCACGCATCAAGCAAAGAAAAGGGTTCATACCACAGGCACAGAACGTCTTTCTGACTCGCCTTCATGTTCGATATGATGCCGCTCACTTTCCCGAAGACCTGATGTTCCAGGAAACTGCTGATCGCAACAACTTCCAGGCTCGGTACATTCTCCGCCACGCCTGGACCGGCACAGATGACTGTCCTGCCGCTACGACCTATCGGCAACAGCTACGCGAGCGTTATGAGCGGGAAGCACAGACCCTGGCTCATCTGACCGGCTGGAATATCAGCGAGATTCGTAAAACGATGAACGTGGCCTCACTCCCAGGGGGTGAAGACAAGAAGTGGTACCAGCGGATCTGGAACAACTAG
- a CDS encoding RnfABCDGE type electron transport complex subunit D produces MEHENDTDQPTKHSFGWDPRLYQIASLSTLLIYGLFFLHFDLSIWQVIITLGTAQLTQYAASRYLNLPAFDPKSALISSLSLCLLLRTNDLPTAALAAFIAIASKFVIRWNDKHICNPTNLALAVVLTSGLGWISPGQWGQVAWVGFLIACLGSLVITRAARADVTLAFLSFYISLLVIRALWLGDPLTIPLHQIESGALLIFAFFMISDPKTTPDSRTGRILYALIVALAALSIQFGFYNPNGPLWGLIMCSPLVPLLDRLFPGARYDWAKPTSGHTLASLPLSFSLQPHRRIS; encoded by the coding sequence ATGGAGCACGAGAACGACACAGACCAGCCGACTAAACACTCTTTCGGGTGGGATCCTCGCCTCTATCAAATCGCGAGCCTTTCGACTCTGCTCATCTATGGATTATTTTTCCTCCACTTCGACCTGTCGATCTGGCAAGTCATCATTACACTCGGCACAGCACAGCTGACTCAGTACGCCGCGAGTCGGTATCTCAATCTCCCCGCCTTTGATCCCAAGAGCGCATTGATCTCATCATTGTCTCTCTGCTTACTCCTTCGGACCAACGACCTCCCGACAGCTGCTCTGGCAGCCTTCATTGCGATCGCCAGCAAGTTCGTCATCCGTTGGAACGACAAACACATCTGTAACCCGACAAATCTTGCACTGGCGGTCGTGCTCACAAGTGGTCTCGGCTGGATTTCGCCTGGGCAATGGGGACAGGTCGCCTGGGTTGGATTTCTGATTGCCTGCCTCGGCAGCCTCGTCATCACGCGCGCGGCGCGGGCTGATGTCACACTCGCCTTTCTTTCCTTCTACATCAGCCTGCTGGTCATACGAGCCCTGTGGCTTGGCGATCCACTGACTATTCCACTGCACCAGATCGAAAGCGGTGCGCTGCTCATTTTTGCCTTCTTCATGATCTCGGACCCGAAGACGACGCCGGACTCAAGAACGGGCCGGATCCTCTATGCCCTGATCGTCGCGCTCGCCGCTCTCTCTATCCAGTTTGGGTTCTACAACCCCAATGGACCACTGTGGGGCCTGATCATGTGCTCGCCGCTCGTTCCCTTATTGGATCGCCTATTCCCTGGTGCTCGATACGACTGGGCCAAGCCCACGAGTGGCCATACGCTCGCGTCTCTTCCGTTGTCATTCTCGCTTCAACCACACAGGAGGATTTCATGA
- a CDS encoding 6-phosphofructokinase: MSHLLDFVAIEGLLAYGRALARRASERGLVQPLLQEVSGDDSDRVQAKMEQLRSFVERSKAGFATAEAYRSVRGSLIDDQLVFFAAWNALLAEGSLQPLLRATIGLVAKPTYRRPVAIVPRAQLTPTLAEGRLVLELGDDRFWLLPRDLGDRTLFFTMRHGVSQVDSKTHRVGCRLPNQLDRERGVAKADAVGAALARMVGVVGQQLDFLHLANYLDPRTFLHCISRSPNTKQVYERVSAALLQGVSASEPIIESALESSDFGWVTGVEKSVEIEDAAQAFGVETSTAKRLMKDPLYCYPGGNSFFDLYVDVIDGLHRLGSAQKGRVACLYTHSSTLRALMIYLDPRPFHEAFSEFSDYKESQDNVVLLTLEQGRLSGYSTAVGLSERERVARNTWVTVERIRKDRVTLKPRALKRIVALVSGGDFAGAGAALKELHVTGQRMGLEVYFVRHGYLGLANNWIERVTEEHMRGMGSHPSSPIGSSRFEEFKQEAVQQVAMRHLEPYVRDGALIVLGGDGSMRGARAIYEEFGVQVVGIPGSIDNNLEGTISLGFQSAVTLADQSIESLKATSAAMGSVFFVEIMGAGSGHLALACAYQARAEGLLVNEHPDPNAYIDEVILGTLKRTLGVPNKSHLFVVAERTPHRHHTDGGVHGLVAYVAGVIARWPERQARPDHYPLTPATKATILGHTLRGARPIPEDKAIAQHLAHEVVHRLIDSPDDMVGCLLAYRERGSIGPIPLHAVTPKQFDWDVFSRMHGNPHVS, translated from the coding sequence ATGAGTCACCTTCTGGATTTCGTCGCTATTGAAGGACTCCTTGCCTATGGCCGTGCTCTCGCGCGGCGAGCATCGGAGCGAGGATTGGTCCAGCCCCTGCTACAAGAAGTGTCAGGCGATGATTCCGATCGCGTCCAGGCTAAGATGGAACAGCTCCGCTCGTTCGTTGAACGTTCCAAGGCCGGCTTTGCAACTGCCGAAGCGTACCGGTCAGTACGGGGAAGCCTCATCGATGACCAGCTCGTATTCTTTGCAGCATGGAACGCTCTTCTGGCGGAAGGCTCGCTGCAGCCGCTACTTCGAGCGACGATCGGGTTGGTGGCCAAACCGACCTATCGGCGCCCGGTCGCCATTGTCCCTCGTGCGCAATTGACCCCCACGTTGGCGGAAGGCCGCCTTGTTCTGGAACTGGGCGACGACCGGTTTTGGTTATTGCCACGGGATCTTGGCGACCGGACGCTGTTCTTCACCATGCGTCACGGCGTGTCACAGGTTGACAGCAAGACCCATCGTGTCGGATGCCGCTTGCCGAACCAATTGGACCGTGAACGGGGTGTTGCCAAAGCCGATGCCGTAGGGGCGGCGCTTGCCCGCATGGTTGGGGTGGTGGGGCAGCAGCTGGATTTTCTGCATCTTGCGAATTACCTCGATCCGCGAACCTTCCTCCATTGCATCAGCCGTAGCCCTAACACCAAGCAAGTCTACGAACGGGTGTCTGCGGCGCTGCTGCAAGGGGTCTCCGCCTCTGAGCCCATCATTGAGTCGGCGCTTGAATCGTCGGATTTTGGGTGGGTCACGGGAGTAGAGAAGTCGGTGGAGATCGAAGATGCCGCGCAGGCGTTCGGTGTGGAGACTTCGACGGCCAAGCGGCTGATGAAAGACCCGCTCTATTGTTACCCGGGTGGCAATTCTTTCTTCGACCTCTATGTCGACGTCATCGACGGTCTCCACCGGTTGGGCTCTGCGCAGAAGGGAAGAGTCGCCTGCCTCTATACTCACAGTTCCACTCTGCGCGCCTTAATGATCTATTTGGACCCACGCCCATTCCACGAAGCGTTCAGTGAGTTCAGCGATTACAAGGAAAGCCAAGACAATGTGGTGCTGCTCACGTTGGAGCAAGGCCGCCTGTCGGGCTATTCAACGGCGGTCGGCCTGTCCGAACGGGAGCGGGTCGCGCGTAATACATGGGTCACGGTGGAGCGCATAAGAAAAGATCGGGTCACACTCAAGCCTCGAGCCCTCAAGCGGATCGTGGCGCTTGTCTCCGGAGGGGATTTTGCCGGCGCCGGCGCCGCGCTCAAAGAATTGCATGTGACCGGTCAACGCATGGGGTTGGAGGTCTATTTTGTTCGGCACGGATATCTGGGTCTGGCCAACAATTGGATCGAACGTGTTACTGAGGAACATATGCGTGGCATGGGCAGCCATCCCAGCAGTCCCATCGGCAGCAGTCGCTTCGAAGAGTTCAAACAGGAGGCGGTGCAGCAGGTGGCCATGCGCCACCTGGAACCTTACGTGCGTGATGGTGCACTGATTGTGCTGGGAGGCGACGGCAGCATGCGAGGCGCTCGTGCCATTTATGAAGAATTCGGCGTGCAGGTGGTTGGTATCCCCGGCAGCATTGACAACAATCTCGAAGGAACCATCTCGCTCGGGTTTCAGTCCGCAGTGACGTTGGCGGATCAGTCCATCGAATCTCTCAAAGCCACCAGCGCGGCGATGGGCAGTGTGTTTTTCGTGGAGATCATGGGCGCAGGGTCAGGCCATCTTGCGCTGGCATGTGCATACCAAGCTCGAGCCGAGGGTTTGTTGGTCAATGAACATCCCGATCCGAACGCCTATATCGATGAGGTGATCCTCGGCACGCTCAAGCGGACGTTAGGTGTGCCGAACAAGAGTCATCTCTTCGTCGTCGCCGAACGTACCCCGCATCGTCATCATACGGATGGCGGTGTCCATGGGCTAGTGGCCTATGTTGCGGGAGTGATTGCTCGGTGGCCGGAACGGCAGGCGCGGCCTGATCACTATCCGCTCACGCCGGCCACCAAAGCCACCATTCTTGGTCACACGCTCCGGGGTGCCCGCCCAATACCGGAGGACAAGGCGATTGCTCAGCATCTTGCCCATGAAGTTGTGCATCGGCTGATCGACTCGCCCGATGACATGGTCGGCTGTCTCTTAGCCTACCGTGAACGGGGATCAATCGGTCCGATTCCACTCCATGCGGTCACACCGAAGCAGTTCGACTGGGATGTCTTCAGTCGGATGCATGGCAACCCCCACGTCTCGTAA
- a CDS encoding DUF3015 family protein, translated as MRTILGCVLVGTMGVMLVTTGCTVKATIKQITDTTSNVTGTTSGQAWWNEDGQLKPDFKTTAFVTLNQANLQQDMAAGRGEYLSSVSRLLGVPKEHRSAFFSTIQANYADTVKKDPPALLALLRNTSMPFVR; from the coding sequence ATGCGAACTATCCTCGGCTGTGTTCTCGTTGGCACGATGGGTGTGATGCTCGTGACCACCGGCTGCACCGTGAAAGCGACGATCAAGCAGATAACCGATACCACGTCCAACGTGACTGGCACGACATCAGGACAGGCCTGGTGGAATGAAGACGGCCAGCTCAAGCCCGACTTCAAAACCACGGCGTTTGTCACCTTGAATCAAGCCAATCTTCAGCAAGACATGGCAGCCGGGCGAGGTGAATATCTATCGTCGGTGAGCCGGCTCTTGGGCGTTCCTAAAGAGCACCGGTCGGCGTTTTTCTCAACCATTCAGGCTAACTATGCCGACACAGTCAAGAAAGATCCCCCGGCACTGCTGGCGCTCCTTCGAAATACTTCGATGCCGTTCGTTCGATGA